TATTAAGTTCTAATACAACACATAAATATTTAATTGGGTATTTAGATTTAAGCTCTTCTATGGTAAGATATTTAGCTAAATTTACTTTTGCTTTAGGCTCTCCAATATTTCTTCGTTTTTTTTTAAGATCTCATTTTCAGCTTTTAATAATTCAATTTCTTTATTTTTTAGTTTAAGTAATATTTCATATCTCTCTTTTTCGCTAGAGGCTGAATTTATTTCGCTAGTTATTTGTTTTTTTTCATATTTAATAACCCATGAATAAAGATTAGGATATTTAACACCATATTTAGTACATATATCTTTGTAATTTTTCCCTTTTTCTATACATTCTTTTGCAATACTCATCTTAGTTTCTTTACTTAGTTTAGGACTTCTCATAGAGTATATCTCTCCTTTAGGATCATATTCTTTTAATATACCCTTATTATACTGATAAATCCAATTTTTT
This is a stretch of genomic DNA from Streptobacillus felis. It encodes these proteins:
- a CDS encoding helix-turn-helix domain-containing protein, whose product is WTQKCEKVWRYIFFMVRKGKFTFEERLKMVKNIEEGIPISVVAKEYNIATGTLSIIASKYRFHGEKGLKEVGKHNRSYTIKFKQKVINEYLAGKSTRQLEIEYLISKNVVKNWIYQYNKGILKEYDPKGEIYSMRSPKLSKETKMSIAKECIEKGKNYKDICTKYGVKYPNLYSWVIKYEKKQITSEINSASSEKERYEILLKLKNKEIELLKAENEILKKNEEILESLKQK